The Plasmodium vinckei vinckei genome assembly, chromosome: PVVCY_14 genome window below encodes:
- a CDS encoding fork head domain protein, putative has product MHKDNIRSSNSIESEQIYGDEQNKKMNKSESYDSDSNKSKKSTLSESSSEGEIKNNNLKKKKGSHNNRKHPYDKREISCERTSRIDRKKKRDRSIEYSKKYANNKLNKHSRDRSYSDESSDSQSIGKRYSNNSSSDSDYNGHKKRRVRHKHSNSSERETDNHFDYEHWNDRRDKYKKEKRDERKINIRDRHDRGMKEKYDYKYKRFEKENRSKNNYKDRSHSKNRYNNFYDDNKKREKDSKHKYRKYDDNVSKHDKRKGDRYDNSSDEYVRKEKKKSFKDSNDEYNKTEYYENNDNIKNDKEIEKSNEEKNITSDNNVREGQNFNPSGLLAQSKDYKNGVELKYTESIDSEMPDKKWRLYVFLNTATEEPHEILRIHEKPYYLIGKDELVADIILRNMSISKQHAVIQFKKHENKILPFLIDLNSTNGSYLNNEKIDPNKFYELRETDLLRFGSSGREYVLLYDSYEAPTNE; this is encoded by the exons ATGCATAAAGATAACATAAGAAGTTCAAATAGTATTGAAAGTGAACAAATATATGGAGATgagcaaaataaaaagatgAACAAATCTGAAAGTTATGATTCAGACAgtaataaatcaaaaaaaagtacCTTATCAGAATCTTCAAGTGAAggagaaataaaaaataataatttgaaaaaaaaaaaaggatcTCACAATAATCGAAAACACCCATACGATAAAAGAGAAATATCTTGTGAAAGAACAAGTCGAATTgataggaaaaaaaaaagggatAGAAGTATAGaatatagtaaaaaatacgctaacaataaattaaacaaaCATAGTAGAGATCGCTCATATAGTGATGAGAGTTCCGACAGTCAAAGCATAGGAAAACGgtatagtaataatagtaGCAGTGATAGTGATTATAATGGGCATAAAAAACGACGTGTTAGGCACAAGCATTCTAATAGTAGCGAAAGAGAAACAGATAATCATTTTGATTATGAACATTGGAATGATAGGAgggataaatataaaaaagaaaaacgtgatgagagaaaaataaacataagaGATAGACATGATAGGGGAATGaaggaaaaatatgattataaatataaacgatttgaaaaagaaaatcgtagtaaaaataattataaagatAGGAGTCattcaaaaaatagatataataatttttatgatgataataaaaagcgTGAAAAAGATAGTAAACATAAATACAGGAAATATGATGATAATGTATCAAAACATGATAAAAGAAAAGGTGATCGATATGATAATAGTAGCGATGAATATGTtcgaaaagaaaaaaaaaaaagtttcaAGGACAGCAATGATGAATATAACAAAACagaatattatgaaaacaatgataatataaaaaacgataaagaaatagaaaaatcaaatgaagaaaaaaatataacttcTGATAATAATGTTCGAGAAGGACAAAATTTCAATCCATCAGGTTTGTTAGCACAAAGCAaagattataaaaatggtgtGGAATTGAAATATACAGAAAGCATAGATTCTGAAATGCCAGACAAAAAATGGAGATTATAcgtatttttaaataccgCCACAGAAGAACCTCAtg AAATATTGCGTATTCATGAGAAGCCCTACTATTTAATTGGGAAAGACGAATTAGTAGcagatataatattaaggAATATGAGTATATCAAAGCAGCATGCTGTTATTCAATTTAAGAaacatgaaaataaaattttgcCTTTCCTTATTGATCTGAATAGTACAAATGGATCATATTTGAATAACGAGAAAATTGAcccaaataaattttacgAATTAAG aGAAACCGATCTTTTGAGATTTGGAAGTTCAGGAAGGGAATATGTTTTACTTTATGATTCATATGAAGCGCCCACAAatgaataa
- a CDS encoding tripartite motif protein, putative: MDSISSSNNDINSEEENGFIGFENGNTQICKEGTINESCETQNNKTYRCAYCSRKVEDVLICSCKHLMCLICASLQLQEKYNKFMKACSSAKIIEEKNVNYKINESFRNCIDIIDKMNDDKIEDVLKKEKIGYVTCNICNIKNKLTIDTLELLTKVGLFSPDVLNIHTFYFNLIGNNNNKKIKGLTESYVKQLSLEYEESYNNDLSNSKILKNDKSKHLPVSNNKYNYLEEYTDDLDRYSYICNICSFNEAIIYCNDCIEYLCENCCKNIHEINTPNGINRKTTPHDYYKIDKKTINLKKLVKPPKMFLNITKEDIEIIDNTDRDSFDGYFSENGENKKNTKTKNFKVDGGDDSDFDNYDEKYFYEKQKKMMEKQNKKNNNIKLSHKLNNLVENMKNESSYDSEHSTLDGTLGSISDIGANLLKKKKKKGNRHIHKKNIHRSNIKYGDHLNGETKMLEKGKKNKIGNMNKEESIFVFSNDEMSSRVDISSNESSINSCDSYDGEIFGNKSITSIENIRCNHHYNYPIQYFCHTCCTKCFCSECAINGIHTPQCNIENINAAFITVLNNYLIQWNEIINELMNDLEVNFYESLEDTRNDWSSVLSECYYNISSKINYIINNMHKMEKDIFNQLDTYMEIFKKDNLDYVELLSAKYDDIENTISIIRANKFQKNPIDLIKFYNNNINIIDRTLMLNKDFKPIEDLSKIRESKIFYMDLYTSQIISYLKHLQVFLSSNFLAPPIK, from the exons ATGGACAGCATTTCCTCatcaaataatgatataaattcaGAGGAAGAGAATGGATTTATTGGTTTCGAAAATGGGAATACCCAAATTTGTAAAGAAGGAACAATAAATGAATCATGTGAAactcaaaataataa aaCATATAGATGTGCATATTGTAGCAGAAAAGTGGAAGATGTCCTGATATGCTCATGCAAACATTTAATGTGTCTAATATGCGCAAGTTTGCAACTACAAgagaaatataataaatttatgaaaGCATGTTCTAGTGCAAAAATtatagaagaaaaaaatgtaaactataaaataaatgaaagtTTTAGAAATTGCATAGATATAATAGATAAAATGAATGATGATAAAATCGAAgatgtattaaaaaaggaaaaaataggTTATGTTACATgcaatatatgtaatattaaaaataagctTACGATAGATACTCTTGAACTTTTGACAAAAGTTGGATTATTTTCACCTgatgttttaaatattcatacattttattttaatttaattggaaataataataataaaaaaataaaaggatTGACAGAAAGTTATGTTAAACAATTAAGTTTAGAATATGAAgaatcatataataatgatttatcaaatagtaaaatattaaaaaatgataaatcaAAACATTTACCAgtttcaaataataaatataattatctcGAAGAATATACAGATGACCTTGATagatattcatatatatgtaatatatgcTCATTTAATGAAgcaataatatattgtaaTGATTGCATTGAATATTTGTGTGAAAAttgttgtaaaaatattcatgaaataaatacacCAAATGGTATTAATAGAAAAACCACCCCTCatgattattataaaatagataaaaaaactataaatcttaaaaaattagtaaAGCCAccaaaaatgtttttaaatataacaaaagaAGACATTGAAATTATTGATAATACAGATCGAGATAGTTTTGATGGGTATTTTTCAGAAAATGGtgaaaataagaaaaatacgaagacaaaaaattttaaagtGGATGGGGGTGATGATTCTGATTTTGATAATTATGATGAGAAATATTTCTATGAAAAgcagaaaaaaatgatggaaaaacaaaacaaaaaaaataataatataaaactttCACATAAACTAAATAATTTAGtggaaaatatgaaaaatgaaagtaGTTATGACAGTGAGCATTCAACATTAGATGGGACACTTGGATCTATTAGTGACATAGGTGCAAAtcttttaaagaaaaaaaagaaaaaaggaaatagacacatacacaaaaaaaatatccatAGATCcaacataaaatatggcGACCATTTAAATGGAGAAACAAAAATGTTggaaaaaggaaaaaaaaataaaatagggAATATGAACAAAGAAGAAagtatatttgtattttcaaATGATGAAATGTCTTCTCGAGTTGATATTAGTTCTAATGAAAGTTCCATAAATTCGTGTGATAGTTATGATGGagaaatat tTGGTAATAAAAGCATTACAagtattgaaaatataagatGTAATcatcattataattatcctatacaatatttttgtcaTACTTGTTGTACTAAATGCTTTTGCTCAGAATGTGCTATTAATGGCATACACACTCCTCAATgtaatatagaaaatataaatgcagCTTTTATAAcagttttaaataattatttaattcaatggaatgaaattattaatGAATTAATGAATGATTTAGAagtaaatttttatgaatccCTTGAAGATACTAGAAATGATTGGTCTTCAGTGTTAAGCGaatgttattataatataagcagtaaaataaattatataattaataacatgcataaaatggaaaaggatatatttaatcaacttgatacatatatggaaattttcaaaaaagaCAATTTAGACTATGTTGAATTATTAAGTGCCAAATATGatgatattgaaaataCTATAAGCATAATCAGAGCGAataaatttcaaaaaaaccCAAttgatttaattaaattttataataataatattaatataatagacAGAACTCTTATGTTAAATAAAGATTTTAAACCTATAGAAgatttatcaaaaatacGAGAaagtaaaattttttatatggatTTATATACTTCTCAAATAATTAGTTACCTTAAGCATTTACAAGTTTTTTTATCCTCAAACTTTTTAGCCCCACCTATTAAATAA